The Clarias gariepinus isolate MV-2021 ecotype Netherlands chromosome 26, CGAR_prim_01v2, whole genome shotgun sequence sequence tatttcacattgaagcctctgtttatttcattactGTACAATACAGAACAACAtgttgtatttcatttcttattAACCCTGGAGCACCCCTGGGGTCATATTTGACCCAGACATTTACTTCACCGTTATATTCTTAAGTCAGTAAGTGTAATACAAACTAATGAAGATCCTCACTTTGCTCTAAATTCTGATTTTAgtgattaaaacaaacattGACTTCTCTCAAACATTGACAAACATTGACAGGCTTCCTTGGGTGTGTTGTGGTGATTGTCACCTGGACTTAGACAGCAGACTCATTAGGTGCAGTGGGCTGTGGGTGGGGTTTCTGTAGATCAGACTTGTTTATCTGGTGTATCTCATGGGGtttgatcagattgggatctgtgGATTTGGACGCCGGGGCGTGGTCTTTGGGCTCCTTGCCTGCTGGGCCTGTGTGCAGTGGGCTGTAGTGCACAGGGCTAACATCAGCAGCATTGGCTTTACTGTGGGATTGAACTAGACAGACTATGAGAAAAGTATTTGTCACTTCCTCTTTTCgtgtttttaatttcatatttgtcataattaaatgattcagatcattaaacaagtttcaatattacacaaagataatctgagtaaatacaaaatgcagttcttaaaatatattttcacttattaagggaaaaagtgGTCAAagctatgtgaaaaagtaattgccccctaaacctaataactggttgtgccacccatGGAGCCAATAACTGCAATGAACCATAGAAATGTCTCTTTACAGACTGATAAACTGTAAAgtgcattaataataaaaaaaaaatgatatgatCACACACTATATAAAGCAATAAATCACCACAACTGTTTTCATCTCCTTTATTCTCCATGTATTTCTCTACACAGGTGTTCTCACTCAGGACAGTGGATGGGGTGTGAATTATACGGTTAAGTCGATCTGTGCTGTGAGAGGATTCAGTGTCTCCATTccctgtaattattattatccaacATCAAATCCCAACATTCAGGTGACACAAAGGATTTGGTGCTCAAATGATGCAAACACAAAAGGGTGTCCAGGCCCTCTGTATGTTTATAACAGCTCATTAAACACCACGTCAGACTTTGAGTACGTTGGAGACGACAAATCAAACTGTACTTTGTTAATCCACAATGTACAGTTCAGTTATTCTGGAGTGTACAGATTCAAATTTATAACTAATAAGACCGGTGGCAAGTGGGTAGGTGAACCTGGAGCGACTCTACAAACTGCAGgtaaaatttaattatgaaataaaaatccaaaatattctttatctgcataatttagtttttcttaaataaaagaatgcattaaataactttaacagcagctttaatttaatcaagaaaGCTAATTTATctgctgtttattatttaatactacatgtttatctgtgtgtgaaATCCTGATTGAGTGACGTGGagtctttcctgctctctgaaaaagatttaaaggtgtCACTAATCAGGCTCAGTGGAAACGGAACCCTTAAACAAGGAGACTCGTTAAATCTGACGTGTGATGTGACCTGCACACACAGTTCCTCACAGTTTGTGTGGTCTAAGAACAACGAACAGTTAAATCCATCAGGACCCGTTCTTCACTTTCCTGCTCTAATCGTGAgggattctgggaattacacctGCACTTGGAAAACCAAGGAGACGTCAGGATCTAAAACCATCAGCCTTCAGGTCGAGGGTGGGTCCGTCTGCTCACAACACTCATGAATGTCTCGAGTGATTACTGAAGGAAATAAAGTGACTTGTGTTCAGTTAAATAGTCACATGTTGAATACTGAAGATGTTTTCTGTTCACCAGGTGAAAATCCTGATGCTCGGTCAGTCTGGATGATTGTTTTAGTGACAGCTGGAGTTATGTTCATGGTGTTCTCTATCCCAGCTGTGATTTACAACAGGAGGtaaaactttaaattttttatagacaacaaaTACTGTATCTTAATAAACAACCCATTCTTACCAATTCTTCCTTATTTTGTGTctcctaaatgtgtgtgtgtctgtgtgtgtgtgtgtgtgtgtgtgtgtgtgtgtgtgtgtgtgtgtgtgtgtgtgcgtgtgtgtgtgtgtgtgagtgattgcAGACGTGTCCACACTGAGCAGCTGAAGGAGGATGATtcagacatctacaccacagtacagtacaatacattCACCATGAACTGATCCCACTTTCACACCTCAGTTACTTCATCCCAGATTTCTGTATGTGAATTTCACCTGAGAGCAGAAAGACACCAGATCCTTATCTCTCTAGAGCTCGTTCAtatacctctgtgtgtgtgtgtgtgtgtgtgtgtgtgtgtacaagtgttttatttcttttacaccaTAGCACTGTGttcattattttgtattaaagatTGACTTGGTCTTAAAGATGGCacaacttttaaaatatataataatgacaataaaggatttgaatccattttaagacaaatgtgaaataaataaatataatgtaaaaacttTACATCGACcctgtaaatgtatattaaagaaTGAGATGAATATTCAGAGGACAGACTAGTGTGGGAAGTTTTTCCAGCCACACTGGGTTTGTCAGCACATCACCTCTTCCGGCAAACATTGAAGCAGAGCCGGGACGACAACAAGTAGTACTGTCCAGTGACGGCAAAAATCACGTGAGGTCTCCAAACACCAGCAGGGGCAACCAGAGGCTGAGCACAACCTTTAAAGCAAGTAGTCGTTCCTCAGcctctgatgatgatgatgatgatggtgcagtaaaagttgtaataataaagtatagtttaatagtaaaatttagtagtaaaaacataaaatatatgtatatgaaatatatttagTAGTTCAACATGAAATATATTAACCTCTCTCCTGTAGGTCACATGACCGCATCAATGACGATGCGACTCCTGTCATCTTTGtgacatctttagaggaaacataatactacacatttGTATAAATAACAACTTCCAAAGTGTGTACAgataaaccttggattgcgagcataattcattccggatgCTTGTATGTCAAAACACTTTTACAAAGTAAATTTCCCCCAATAAGAAATTAcggaattttttttccactacacagaaatattcatataaaaaatatgaagtcaaaataaaacaaattaacctgcactttacttttgaaaaaagtaaaaaataaatcctgacagaacAATGTTTctgttattgtgtgtttgttcatgtatgtgctgtgtctgtgtgtgtgtgtttgcgttttGTAAAGCCAAAgtaagatgagaagaggaatgactctctccttccctcctcTCTTAATTTAGCGGGCTCCTGTAtgggatgactttcacacacacacactccaatcCAGTTAGATAACCGCCCTTGTGTAGATTACTCAGACTGTTCAGATAATGAAGCGTTTAAGTTTTCTATAGATATAGTTCTCACGTCTATGTGCAGTATTTATGGActttcagtttatttacattacatttaggcatttggcagacgctcttatccagagcgacttacatttttatctcattacacatcaagggcccaacaatggcaacttggtggttgtggggtttgaacctgggatcttctgaaccgtagtccaatgccttaaccactgagctaccccagtCCCAGAGTGTACATCAATAAAAGTTACAGATTCAAATGTTGTACTACAATTATGTGTATAATCAAAGATGATGATCATGAATTAAAATGACTAACCGTTATAAAACATGGTAAAGTGACCTAATGTTGGAATCAAAGttacaccactgtgtgtgtgtgtgtgtgtgtacgattCCCATTGTGTTTGTACAAGAGGTGTCATCTGTGACAAATAAAGTATGTGCATGGAttataaaaccaaaaacataaaaaaattctttatttatctttattgaaCAAATGTTTATGGTATAACAAGATAAAGACAACTTTAACCTGCACCAATTTAATGATCTAATTTTCAGATTAACAGTGAACTAATCATCGctttaataaaacttaaacacAGAAAGGGGCGTGTAATCAGGCATCCAGACAAGAAATATTCAATAaactattttaattttcttattaagtttatataagttttttttttcttgtaatttaGTAAATCCTTTACATAGATTGAGAATGTTGGTCTTTACTGCTGAAAACAGGTGAGCtgttgcacacacactcacaggtaTTCATTCCACAGTGTATTTTAGAGTGTGATTCCTGCTCCCTGTACAGGGAATGTCGGTTAAGGGAACGTCAACAAAATCTCTCCATTTGGAACACCATGCGTCGTCACCAGTGCAGACATCGCTTCCTACATGCGTACAGTAACGTAAGCAGCTGGGATACCTGTTGCTGTTGCTGCACTGAAACATTCACACTACTGaaagtaaatgtttatatttattgagacaaaaactgaaaatattacaaagCACCCCagtagatctggtgactgtacAGGCCATGgcagatgttcaacttcactttcatgtttatcaaaccactctgacaccagtcttgctgtgtgtattggtactgtacattatcatcctgatacacggcactGCCTTTGGGacacaatgtttgaaccattgggtgcacatggtcctccagaatggttctgtagtccttggcagtgacgcgcccatctagcacaagtattggccctaaggaatgccatgatattgcagcccaaaccatcactgatccacccccatgctatcttttctttggggcttctccacactgtaactgtcccagatgtgggaaagacagtgaaggtgaaCTCATCAGAGaatggacaatgaaactgaaacactggccaatttagtgttggaggtttcatggacaaatttgaccagcctgttGGCCAATcctcattgattgcacattccaccagtaagagcagagtgtggaggtttaattagcagagtaatagcacagatTTGCTTAAAacattgcaatgcacacaacattatgggtgacattcaaaagaggacaaattgtttgTGCCCGTCTCGCcggcgcatctgtgaccaagacagcaagtctttgtgatgtatcaagagccacagtagccagggtaatgtcagtgtaccaccaagaaggacgaaccacatccagcAGGAGTAAGtgtggacgcaagaggaagctgtttGAAAGGGATGTCCAGGTGCTAACCCGGATTGTATTCAAAAACCCAATGCGAATTGATACTGTATTGGCCGCAGAAGGAGGTCAGACACCATAccaatgaattattgtggtaaAATCAGGCgttttagtttcattgtctCTGTAGATCTCATGACTATATTAGTTATCACTCATAAATTGCTCAATGCTGCCCCCTAGTGGTAAAACTGAAGCACTAGCGGCACTCTGTATTCACTGAATGGAGAATTTCTGCTctgatatattttaataagttGGAATCTGATCCTGTGTGTCTCCTGATGAAGTAAATGAAGGTAAACATGTTGTTCTGCTCTTATTAAACTATGATTTTAGTGATTGTTTGTTATCATTTTATTCTTGTTTAttattgtgatcattttgaGTATAAACCCCTGTATAAAGAGAAAGTGCTGGAAAGATTACAAAACACACTGACTTGGGTAAAAGTGCTTCTGTCGGAATAgttacttaaaaatgtaaaaaaaaaaaaaaaaaaaatattaatgtattaatttatttacacattactgCGTCCTGGGGTCCGTGCTggactttttcttcttcttcttctatttgGTATTTTATTGGCGGTTGACAAACGACAAAATGGTGTATTACCGCCACCACTGGTATGGAGTGTGGATTAAAATGATTACCTCCCTGCTGGACTTTTTATAAGCGCGTGCTGCCTTTTACCAGAAACAGAGTGGGAGGGGCTAGGGTCGAGGAAGAGATTTGATTGGTCCAATCTAGtgtcaatataaaaataaaccaatcaGCCAATGAATGCTGCTTTACGGCTTGTCGTTGCTTATGGTGACAAGTATAACAgtcagtctaaaaaaaaaaaaaaagttcctgaaAGCTAATTGTATGCTATCAAGCAAACCTGCTAATTATCTAACTTGAACAGCAAAGATTGTAAAGAACACGCACTAcaagttatatacagtaaaatcctACAAAGCACTTTATATTgataataaacatgtttaaagtgCAGCTTAATCGTAATAAGCTTAATCTCAAAACATTAATAAACTAGTAAATGTGTGTTGTAGCTTCTCCATGTTATATACATAAGGtaaataacatacagtactaaaaATGCACTGCTTTTACACTGAAGTCCTCATAAAGTAACGAGCCATAAGTACATCACATTTATACTGGATTAGATTATTACTTGTGCTGTATAATTGTACTACAACTGATACACAAATGAAACCTACACAACCTGAAACAGGAACCAACACACACTCGTCTGTACACACAGCATATTTAGTGAACACTTTTAGTCTCTTTGTGTTAAACCACGTCTTTTACAGTTACTTCATCTGCAGAATGATGGGGTTTTATTTCAGAGTATCCTGATTAACCAGAAcatttattataacagctcagGAAATGGAAATGGAAACTGTACATTGAACAAAAGTCTGTTTTTGCACCACTAGATGTTCTGTGCAGCAGATCCGAATACATTTTCTGTATCTGAAGACAAACATACActcagtgttgccaactattttcaacggaaagtagctaaagtctgctcgaaaagtcgccaaatgtcgctagatgacgtaattacgtcgtatttgcattttgcgtgttttccctaatccttcctcatgtgtccaatataattatgaacttaagctttgtaacagtgagtaatataagtgcatcggaagaaaaaataaataaataagaaaaaaaaaagaaaatggtcaaattaaatagttttatttcaagcaaaggAGAAGCAGGTAAGTGATAGGTCCGTGGCAACACCGTTTGCACATGTGCAGCTCATTTACATCCATGTTAGCTGCTGTGCAGTCACGGGAATCaatgttgccaacttagcgactttgtcgctatatttagcgacttttcaaatccctttagcgacattttttttaaaaagcgactagcgacaaatctggcgactttttcttgtgttactggagacttttggagactctgatgtgtctgtactgaatcttctcaacttgccaaagcactcacagattcccccccccccccagctgctgttacagcaggagatgctcactcctacgagtcttgactgcaaatgaattgcccatgcgcaaatccgccgttaagtgatcccgccttgacgatttttttttttttttaaaaagcgcctagtgacaaatctagcaactTTTGGACAAACCTTAGCAAGTTTCCAAATGTCGCCAGTACAGTCCTGTAAGTAcgaggtcttgctttcccggtaCAGTTACTCATCTCCCTGTGTCTGCCCTGATCAGTGAGCGCTAGCTTCGGCTGAAAGGAGCAGCATATTCCCGTGACTGCACAGCAGCTAACATGGATGTAAATGAGCTGCACATGTGCAAACGGTGTTGCCACGGACCTATCACTTACCTGCTTCTcctttgcttgaaataaaactatttaatttgaccattttcttttttttttcttatttatttattttttcttccgatgcacttatattactcactgttacaaagcttaagttcataattatattggacacatgaggaaggattagggaaaacacgcaaaatgcaaatacgacgtaattacgtcatctagcgacatttggcgacttttcgagcagactttagctactttccgttgaaaatagttggcaacactgagTGTATGTTTGTCTTCAGATACAGAAAATGTATTCGGATCTGCTGCACAGAACATCTAGTGGTGCAAAAACAGACTTTTGTTCAATGTACAGTTTCCATTTCCATTTCctgagctgttataataaatgTTCTGGTTAATCAGGATACTCTGAAATAAAACCCCATCATTCTGCAGATGAAGTAACTGTAAAAGACGTGGTTTAACACAAAGAGACTAAAAGTGTTCACTAAATATGCTGTGTGTACAGACGAGTGTGTGTTGGTTCCTGTTTCAGGTTGTGTAGGTTTCATTTGTGTATCAGTTGTAGTACAATTATACAGCACAAGTAATAATCTAATCCAGTATAAATGTGATGTACTTATGGCTCGTTACTTTATGAGGACTTCAGTGTAAAAGCAGTGCATttttagtactgtatgttatttaCCTTATGTATATAACATGGAGAAGCTACAACACACATTTACTAGTTTATTAATGTTTTGAGATTAAGCTTATTACGATTAAGCTGcactttaaacatgtttattatcAATATAAAGTGCTTTGTaggattttactgtatataacttgTAGTGCGTGTTCTTTACAATCTTTGCTGTTCAAGTTAGATAATTAGCAGGTTTGCTTGATAGCATACAATTAGCTttcaggaactttttttttttttttagactgacTGTTATACTTGTCACCATAAGCAACGACAAGCCGTAAAGCAGCATTCATTGGCtgattggtttatttttatattgacaCTAGATTGGACCAATCAAATCTCTTCCTCGACCCTAGCCCCTCCCACTCTGTTTCTGGTAAAAGGCAGCACGCGCTTATAAAAAGTCCAGCAGGGAGGTAATCATTTTAATCCACACTCCATACCAGTGGTGGCGGTAATACACCATTTTGTCGTTTGTCAACCGCCAATAAAATACcaaatagaagaagaagaagaagaaaaagtccAGCACGGACCCCAGGACGcagtaatgtgtaaataaattaatacattaatattttttttttttttttttttttacatttttaagtaacTATTCCGACAGAAGCACTTTTACCCAAGTCAGTGTGTTTTGTAATCTTTCCAGCACTTTCTCTTTATACAGGGGTTTATACtcaaaatgatcacaataaTAAACAAGAATAAAATGATAACAAACAATCACTAAAATCATAGTTTAATAAGAGCAGAACAACATGTTTACCTTCATTTACTTCATCAGGAGACACACAGGATCAGATTCCaacttattaaaatatatcagAGCAGAAATTCTCCATTCAGTGAATACAGAGTGCCGCTAGTGCTTCAGTTTTACCACTAGGGGGCAGCATTGAGCAATTTATGAGTGATAACTAATATAGTCATGAGATCTACAGagacaatgaaactaaaacGCCTGATTttaccacaataattcattggTATGGTGTCTGACCTCCTTCTGCGGCCAATACAGTATCAATTCGCATTGGGTTTTTGAATACAATCCGGGTTAGCACCTGGACATCCCTTTCaaacagcttcctcttgcgtccacaCTTACTCCTgctggatgtggttcgtccttcttggtggtacactgacattaccctggctactgtggctcttgatacatcacaaagacttgctgtcttggtcacagatgcgccgGCGAGACGGGCAcaaacaatttgtcctcttttgaatgtcacccataatgttgtgtgcattgcaatgtTTTAAGCAAatctgtgctattactctgctaattaaacctccacactctgctcttactggtggaatgtgcaatcaatgaggATTGGCCaacaggctggtcaaatttgtccatgaaacctccaacactaaattggccagtgtttcagtttcattgtccattCTCTGATGAGttcaccttcactgtctttcccacatctgggacagttacagtgtggagaagccccaaagaaaagatagcatgggggtggatcagtgatggtttgggctgcaatatcatggcattccttagggccaatacttgtgctagatgggcgcgtcactgccaaggactacagaaccattctggaggaccatgtgcacccaatggttcaaacattgtgtCCCAAAGGCagtgccgtgtatcaggatgataatgtacagtaccaatacacacagcaagactggtgtcagagtggtttgataaacatgaaagtgaagttgaacatctgcCATGGCCTgtacagtcaccagatctactGGGGTGctttgtaatattttcagtttttgtctcaataaatataaacatttactttCAGTAGTGTGAATGTTTCAGTGCAGCAACAGCAACAGGTATCCCAGCTGCTTACGTTACTGTACGCATGTAGGAAGCGATGTCTGCACTGGTGACGACGCATGGTGTTCCAAATGGAGAGATTTTGTTGACGTTCCCTTAACCGACATTCCCTGTACAGGGAGCAGGAATCACACTCTAAAATACACTGTGGAATGAAtacctgtgagtgtgtgtgcaacaGCTCACCTGTTTTCAGCAGTAAAGACCAACATTCTCAATCTATGTAAAGGATTTACtaaattacaagaaaaaaaaaacttatataaacttaataagaaaattaaaatagttTATTGAATATTTCTTGTCTGGATGCCTGATTACACGCCCCTTTCTgtgtttaagttttattaaagCGATGATTAGTTCACTGTTAATCTGAAAATTAGATCATTAAATTGGTGCAGGTTAAAGTTGTCTTTATCTTGTTATACCATAAACATTTGttcaataaagataaataaagaatttttttatgtttttggttttataaTCCATGCACATACTTTATTTGTCACAGATGACACCTCTTGTACAAACACAATGGGaatcgtacacacacacacacacacacagtggtgtaaCTTTGATTCCAACATTAGGTCACTTTACCATGTTTTATAACGGTTAGTCATTTTAATTCATGATCATCATCTTTGATTATACACATAATTGTAGTACAACATTTGAATCTGTAACTTTTATTGATGTACACTCACAATATCCAGGTGTATCTCAGGTTCTacaaaaaatcctttttaaaacaCGTCACTAAAAAGAactggggtagctcagtggttaaggcattggactacggttcagaagatcccaggttcaaaccccacaaccaccaagttgccattgttgggcccttgatgtgtaatgagataaaaatgtaagtcgctctggataagagcgtctgccaaatgcctaaatgtaatgtaaataaactgaaagTCCATAAATACTGCACATAGACGTGAGAACTATATCTATAGAAAACTTAAACGCTTCATTATCTGAACAGTCTGAGTAATCTACACAAGGGCGGTTATCTAACTGgattggagtgtgtgtgtgtgaaagtcatcccaTACAGGAGCCCGCTAAATTAAGAgaggagggaaggagagagtcattcctcttctcatcttacTTTGGCTTTACaaaacgcaaacacacacacacagacacagcacatacatgaacaaacacacaataacagAAACATTgttctgtcaggatttattttttacttttttcaaaagtaaagtgcaggttaatttgttttattttgacttcatattttttatatgaatatttctgtgtagtggaaaaaaaattccgTAATTTCTTATTGGGGGAAATTTACTTTGTAAAAGTGTTTTGACATACAAGcatccggaatgaattatgctcgcaatccaaggtttatcTGTACACACTTTGGAAGTTGTTATTTATACaaatgtgtagtattatgtttcctctaaagatgtcaCAAAGATGACAGGAGTCGCATCGTCATTGATGCGGTCATGTGACCTACAGGAGAGAGGTTAATATATTTCATGTTGAACTActaaatatatttcatatacatatattttatgtttttactactaaattttactattaaactatactttattattacaacttttactgcaccatcatcatcatcatcatcagaggCTGAGGAACGACTACTTGCTTTAAAGGTTGTGCTCAGCCTCTGGTTGCCCCTGCTGGTGTTTGGAGACCTCACGTGATTTTTGCCGTCACTGGACAGTACTACTTGTTGTCGTCCCGGCTCTGCTTCAATGTTTGCCGGAAGAGGTGATGTGCTGACAAACCCAGTGTGGCTGGAAAAACTTCCCACACTAGTCTGTCCTCTGAATATTCATCTCAttctttaatatacatttacaggGTCGATGTAaagtttttacattatatttatttatttcacatttgtcttaaaatggattcaaatcctttattgtcattattatatattttaaaagttgtGCCATCTTTAAGACCAAGTCAatctttaatacaaaataatgaaCACAGTGCTAtggtgtaaaagaaataaaacacttgtacacacacacacacacacacacacacacagaggtataTGAACGAGCTCTAGAGAGATAAGGATCTGGTGTCTTTCTGCTCTCAGGTGAAATTCACATACAGAAATCTGGGATGAAGTAACTGAGGTGTGAAAGTGGGATCAGTTCATGGTGaatgtattgtactgtactgtggtgtagatgtctgaATCATCCTCCTTCAGCTGCTCAGTGTGGACACGTCTgcaatcactcac is a genomic window containing:
- the LOC128513810 gene encoding uncharacterized protein LOC128513810, whose amino-acid sequence is MKTLHLALILLSLSGVLTQDSGWGVNYTVKSICAVRGFSVSIPCNYYYPTSNPNIQVTQRIWCSNDANTKGCPGPLYVYNSSLNTTSDFEYVGDDKSNCTLLIHNVQFSYSGVYRFKFITNKTGGKWVGEPGATLQTADLKVSLIRLSGNGTLKQGDSLNLTCDVTCTHSSSQFVWSKNNEQLNPSGPVLHFPALIVRDSGNYTCTWKTKETSGSKTISLQVEDVFCSPGENPDARSVWMIVLVTAGVMFMVFSIPAVIYNRRRVHTEQLKEDDSDIYTTVQYNTFTMN